A window of the Salvelinus alpinus chromosome 25, SLU_Salpinus.1, whole genome shotgun sequence genome harbors these coding sequences:
- the LOC139553171 gene encoding cell growth regulator with EF hand domain protein 1-like isoform X1, which produces MRFSVYSSNGPSGRIWQCASLETGADMLVTGVLFLLLLAHQCVSAPQVPGDQRVESAGAPLTLANPFGSGDEERRLLQSYIKANLKEGQGGPDSTWEQEVFFLFSLHDYDRSGDMDGLEMMKLLSEYNSHNTPGEQSAEPVVDMVDFLLQTQDLNMDGLIAPPELLSPPKLQQPDSYSQGAPEQGGRVAQEQVEVQVEVKVDEEPKQEKAVQKEERNVEKQPKEVESKPGVVGQEVKTNEHPIQAEETGLHIPEAPAADHEQNRPAPVHQGQPEM; this is translated from the exons ATGCGTTTCTCTGTCTACTCGTCAAACGGGCCATCAGGTAGGATATGGCAAT GTGCATCGTTAGAGACTGGCGCTGACATGTTGGTGACGGGTGTGCTTTTTCTGCTCCTACTCGCGCACCAGTGTGTTTCTGCGCCACAGGTGCCCGGTGACCAAAG AGTAGAGTCAGCAGGAGCCCCTCTCACACTGGCCAATCCCTTTGGCTCTGGAGACGAGGAACGCAG GCTGCTGCAGAGCTACATCAAGGCCAACCTgaaggagggacagggaggaccaGATAGCACCTGGGAACAAG AGGTGTTTTTCCTGTTCAGTCTCCATGACTATGACCGCAGCGGTGACATGGATGGCCTGGAGATGATGAAACTGCTCTCTGAATACAACTCCCACAATACACCTGGAGAACAGTCAGCTGAGCcg GTGGTGGACATGGTAGACTTTCTCCTGCAAACTCAGGATCTAAACATGGACGGTCTAATAGCTCCCCCTGAGCTACTCTCTCCCCCCAAACTACAACAACCAGACTCCTACTCCCAGGGTGCACCTGAACAGGGAGGGCGTGTGGCCCAGGAGCAGGTAGAGGTCCAAGTGGAAGTCAAAGTTGATGAGGAACCAAAACAAGAAAAGGCAGtgcagaaagaggagaggaatgtaGAGAAACAGCCCAAGGAAGTAGAGTCAAAGCCAGGAGTTGTGGGACAGGAAGTTAAGACCAATGAACATCCTATACAGGCAGAGGAGACAGGACTGCATATCCCAGAGGCCCCTGCTGCTGATCATGAGCAAAATAGGCCTGCTCCTGTTCATCAGGGGCAGCCTgaaatgtaa
- the LOC139553170 gene encoding cathepsin B-like → MLCVVFLVLVSGLSISWARPRLPPLSHEMVNYINEANTTWKAGHNFHNVDYSYVKRLCGTLLKGPKLSTMVQYTGDMELPKNFDPRLQWPNCPTLKEVRDQGSCGSCWAFGAAEAISDRVCIHSNAKVSVEISAEDLLSCCESCGMGCNGGYPSAAWDFWTKEGLVSGGLYDSHGGCRPYSIPPCEHHVNGTRPPCKGEEGDTPQCTNQCEPGYTPGYKQDKHFGKRSYSVPSDEKEIMKELYKNGPVEGAFTVYEDFMLYKSGVYRHVSGSPVGGHAIKVLGWGEEGGTPYWLAANSWNTDWGENGFFKIVRGEDHCGIESEMVAGIPL, encoded by the exons ATGTTGTGTGTGGTGTTCCTGGTGCTGGTGTCTGGGCTGTCAATCAGCTGGGCCCGGCCCCGCCTACCTCCGCTCTCCCACGAGATGGTTAACTACATCAACGAGGCCAACACTACATGGAAGGCTGGCCACAACTTTCATAATGTGGACTACAGCTACGTCAAGAGGCTGTGTGGCACCCTGCTCAAAGGacccaaactctccaccat GGTGCAATATACAGGGGACATGGAGCTGCCTAAAAACTTTGACCCCAGACTGCAGTGGCCCAACTGCCCCACTCTGAAGGAGGTCAGGGACCAGGGCTCCTGTGGCAGCTGCTGG GCGTTTGGCGCTGCGGAGGCCATCTCAGACCGCGTGTGTATCCATAGCAACGCCAAAGTCAGCGTGGAGATCTCCGCTGAAGACCTGCTCAGCTGTTGTGAAAGTTGTGGCATGGG ATGTAATGGTGGTTACCCCTCTGCTGCGTGGGACTTCTGGACTAAAGAGGGGCTGGTCTCTGGAGGACTCTATGACTCTCACGGCG gttgcAGGCCCTACTCAATCCCTCCCTGTGAGCACCATGTCAACGGCACACGACCCCCCTGTAAAGGAGAGGAGGGTGACACCCCACAATGTACCAACCAGTGTGAGCCCGGATACACACCTGGCTACAAGCAGGACAAGCACTTCG gtAAGCGTTCGTACAGTGTGCCCTCTGACGAGAAGGAAATAATGAAGGAGCTTTACAAGAATGGGCCTGTAGAGGGTGCTTTCACTGTCTATGAAGACTTCATGCTCTACAAGTCTG GTGTGTACCGGCATGTCTCTGGCAGTCCAGTAGGAGGTCATGCCATTAAGGTCCTgggctggggagaggaggggggaactcCTTACTGGCTGGCTGCTAACTCCTGGAACACTGACTGGGGAGAGAATG GTTTCTTCAAGATCGTGCGAGGTGAGGACCACTGTGGCATCGAGTCTGAGATGGTGGCTGGCATCCCTTTGTAA
- the LOC139553168 gene encoding XK-related protein 5-like, with protein sequence MRQYTNSRDRGGSCVACCQVCVFAFTAFLIVAERTALIYCFVYYLWVGHNYCYGHWAGLTALFLLPGWGPQLLSWLWYQADGRICSKDLKWTHILHLGIFRRLWETMTSTGEDRCSEIMQQADVSALRLLEALVVTLPQTVLQTYVLICTDVGLSSPVSVCFAVCLLSLAWALVLYARACSLIRPGHLPMTPAAITCRLLWRVSMLGARLATLTLFTRLFRQWVLGVIGLHWLGATFWLVSQQSDIIKTPLRWRLFNLVLGAVHIFLFLNVKDGASRCRMAGFYLAMFIENALLLLAGSDFFSVASWDSMGIPAAVFCSFLIGVIALVLYYRFLHPKSFEILQSIRHHGMGRACADRGSSLSLEEKSHRHGQLVGGGNLLELPSQWQGWKHHHWLLIRLAMKTGDVARISHAYGEGGLVGLLGLEEETLTRSPDIPQRPLNVPQHSPNVPQSSPIVPQVDQVRQVEEVIKAAPARDIISEVRQAVRQGEVRHVLPSPSPIQEVNPPLVEVLVEEVRGHLSEPSNSQDDSSPPHSSPPPSEERDDEDFQSAAYCSPTPSSPKYPDYRHIDSNVVTSNTEGSSSAGSLDVRHDSSPERSPSLLLGMGSPQRNFNPTESGTALYFSTAAVSPSSGSYLGWGSELSPISTYRSPYRIREPLFTSTPRQEPRAVPEEPGPSPSTTATTTTHARKQLVQFVDHREKLI encoded by the exons ATGAGACAATACACCAATTCCCGGGACAGGGGAGGCTCCTGCGTGGCCTGCTGCCAAGTTTGCGTTTTCGCGTTTACTGCATTTCTCATTGTGGCTGAGCGGACTGCGC TGATCTACTGTTTCGTGTACTACCTGTGGGTGGGGCATAACTACTGCTATGGCCACTGGGCGGGGCTTACAGCCTTGTTTCTCCTCCCTGGATGGGGCCCCCAGTTGCTAAGTTGGCTGTGGTACCAGGCAGATGGACGTATATGCAGCAAAGATCTCAAATGGACTCACATCCTGCACCTGGGCATCTTTAGAAG gttatGGGAGACTATGACATCCACTGGAGAGGATCGGTGTAGTGAGATAATGCAGCAGGCTGATGTTTCAGCTCTCCGCCTGTTGGAGGCGCTGGTGGTAACTCTGCCACAGACTGTCTTGCAGACATATGTCCTCATCTGTACCGATGTAGGCCTCTCTTCACCAG tgtcagtgtgtTTTGCGGTGTGCCTGCTGTCCCTGGCCTGGGCCTTAGTGTTGTATGCCAGAGCCTGTTCCCTCATCAGACCTGGACATCTCCCCATGACCCCTGCTGCTATCACCTGTAGACTGCTCTGGAGG GTCAGTATGTTGGGAGCACGTCTCGCCACCCTCACGCTCTTCACACGCCTGTTCCGTCAGTGGGTACTTGGAGTTattg GTCTTCACTGGTTGGGTGCTACGTTCTGGTTGGTGTCGCAGCAGAGTGACATCATTAAGACGCCATTGCGCTGGCGTCTGTTCAACCTGGTTCTGGGAGCTGTtcacatcttcctcttcctcaacGTCAAAGACGGAGCCTCCAGATGCCGCATGGCCGGCTTctacttg GCCATGTTTATCGAGAACGCTCTTCTTCTGCTGGCAGGTTCCGACTTCTTCAGTGTTGCATCATGGGATAGCATGGGTATCCCAGCCGCCGTGTTCTGTAGTTTCCTCATTG GAGTGATAGCCTTAGTCCTGTACTACCGGTTCCTCCACCCTAAGTCCTTTGAGATCCTCCAGAGCATACGTCACCATGGAATGGGCAGAGCTTGTGCAGACCGGGGCTCTTCTCTCTCATTGGAAGAGAAGAGCCATCGCCACGGTCAACTTGTGGGTGGCGGGAATCTGCTGGAGCTCCCTAGCCAATGGCAGGGCTGGAAGCACCACCACTGGTTGCTGATTCGCCTAGCCATGAAGACAGGTGATGTGGCTCGAATAAGCCATGCCTATGGTGAAGGGGGATTGGTCGGGCTGCTGGGACTAGAGGAAGAGACTCTGACAAGGTCCCCAGACATTCCGCAACGTCCTCTCAACGTTCCACAACATTCCCCCAACGTTCCACAGTCTTCTCCCATCGTTCCCCAGGTTGACCAGGTCAGACAGGTGGAGGAG GTTATAAAGGCAGCCCCAGCCAGAGACATCATCAGTGAGGTGAGACAGGCAGTGAGACAGGGGGAGGTGAGACATGTGCTGCCCTCACCATCTCCCATCCAGGAAGTCAACCCGCCGCTGGTGGAGGTCCTAGTTGAGGAGGTCAGAGGTCACCTCTCTGAGCCCTCCAACTCGCAAGACGACTCCAGCCCCCCTCActccagcccccctccctctgaAGAACGAGATGACGAAGACTTCCAGAGCGCAGCCTACTGCTCCCCCACACCCTCTTCTCCCAAGTACCCAGACTACCGCCACATCGACAGCAACGTGGTCACCTCGAACACCGAAGGGTCATCTTCTGCAGGGTCACTGGATGTCAGACATGATTCGTCTCCAGAGAGATCACCGTCCCTGCTGTTGGGAATGGGAAGCCCCCAGCGGAACTTTAACCCCACGGAGTCTGGCACCGCCTTGTACTTCAGCACTGCAGCAGTCTCCCCATCCAGTGGCAGTTACCTGGGCTGGGGCTCTGAGCTGTCGCCCATCTCCACCTATCGGAGCCCCTACCGCATCAGGGAGCCCCTCTTCACCTCCACCCCCAGACAGGAGCCTCGTGCTGTTCCAGAGGAACCAGGTCCTAGCCCCTCtaccaccgccaccaccaccacgcaTGCTAGAAAACAACTGGTCCAGTTTGTAGACCATAGAGAAAAATTGATCTAA
- the LOC139553172 gene encoding protein eva-1 homolog A-like isoform X1, whose product MNAPPTGSPSPNMEVKVVSQEMALFSNALAAYTFIADQPERAALVFVSGVCVGLLLTLCALVVQIHCRTDCHYSNRRRHHHQHRNRTHHHHHGDHHCHHHHQPGNPNTGNPGVTTETSEDSESEDWDDRNSDLTARRRRRFERTLLQTSVFTSAEELERAQRVEERERIMGEIWMNGQPDVNTVTRSLNRYY is encoded by the exons ATGAATGCCCCGCCCACAGGAAGTCCCAGCCCAAATATGGAGGTGAAGGTGGTCTCCCAGGAGATGGCGTTGTTTAGCAACGCCCTGGCGGCCTACACCTTCATAGCAG aCCAGCCGGAGCGAGCAGCTCTTGTGTttgttagtggtgtgtgtgtgggtctccttCTCACCCTCTGTGCCCTGGTGGTCCAGATACACTGTCGCACCGACTGTCACTACAGTAACCGACGGCGACATCACCATCAGCACAGAAACAGgactcaccaccatcaccatgggGACCATCACtgtcaccaccatcaccaaccTGGCAACCCTAACACAGGCAACCCTGGGGTAACCACGGAGACGAGTGAAGACAGCGAATCAGAGGACTGGGACGACAGGAACTCTGACCTCACGGCTCGACGACGAAGGCGATTTGAGAGAACGCTGCTGCAAACCAGCGTTTTCACCTCCGcagaag AGTTGGAGCGAGCTCAgagggttgaggagagagagaggatcatgGGAGAGATCTGGATGAATGGACAGCCTGACGTCAACACCGTCACACGCAGCCTCAACAGATACTACTGA
- the LOC139553171 gene encoding cell growth regulator with EF hand domain protein 1-like isoform X2, whose protein sequence is MRFSVYSSNGPSGASLETGADMLVTGVLFLLLLAHQCVSAPQVPGDQRVESAGAPLTLANPFGSGDEERRLLQSYIKANLKEGQGGPDSTWEQEVFFLFSLHDYDRSGDMDGLEMMKLLSEYNSHNTPGEQSAEPVVDMVDFLLQTQDLNMDGLIAPPELLSPPKLQQPDSYSQGAPEQGGRVAQEQVEVQVEVKVDEEPKQEKAVQKEERNVEKQPKEVESKPGVVGQEVKTNEHPIQAEETGLHIPEAPAADHEQNRPAPVHQGQPEM, encoded by the exons ATGCGTTTCTCTGTCTACTCGTCAAACGGGCCATCAG GTGCATCGTTAGAGACTGGCGCTGACATGTTGGTGACGGGTGTGCTTTTTCTGCTCCTACTCGCGCACCAGTGTGTTTCTGCGCCACAGGTGCCCGGTGACCAAAG AGTAGAGTCAGCAGGAGCCCCTCTCACACTGGCCAATCCCTTTGGCTCTGGAGACGAGGAACGCAG GCTGCTGCAGAGCTACATCAAGGCCAACCTgaaggagggacagggaggaccaGATAGCACCTGGGAACAAG AGGTGTTTTTCCTGTTCAGTCTCCATGACTATGACCGCAGCGGTGACATGGATGGCCTGGAGATGATGAAACTGCTCTCTGAATACAACTCCCACAATACACCTGGAGAACAGTCAGCTGAGCcg GTGGTGGACATGGTAGACTTTCTCCTGCAAACTCAGGATCTAAACATGGACGGTCTAATAGCTCCCCCTGAGCTACTCTCTCCCCCCAAACTACAACAACCAGACTCCTACTCCCAGGGTGCACCTGAACAGGGAGGGCGTGTGGCCCAGGAGCAGGTAGAGGTCCAAGTGGAAGTCAAAGTTGATGAGGAACCAAAACAAGAAAAGGCAGtgcagaaagaggagaggaatgtaGAGAAACAGCCCAAGGAAGTAGAGTCAAAGCCAGGAGTTGTGGGACAGGAAGTTAAGACCAATGAACATCCTATACAGGCAGAGGAGACAGGACTGCATATCCCAGAGGCCCCTGCTGCTGATCATGAGCAAAATAGGCCTGCTCCTGTTCATCAGGGGCAGCCTgaaatgtaa
- the LOC139553172 gene encoding protein eva-1 homolog A-like isoform X2, with protein MEVKVVSQEMALFSNALAAYTFIADQPERAALVFVSGVCVGLLLTLCALVVQIHCRTDCHYSNRRRHHHQHRNRTHHHHHGDHHCHHHHQPGNPNTGNPGVTTETSEDSESEDWDDRNSDLTARRRRRFERTLLQTSVFTSAEELERAQRVEERERIMGEIWMNGQPDVNTVTRSLNRYY; from the exons ATGGAGGTGAAGGTGGTCTCCCAGGAGATGGCGTTGTTTAGCAACGCCCTGGCGGCCTACACCTTCATAGCAG aCCAGCCGGAGCGAGCAGCTCTTGTGTttgttagtggtgtgtgtgtgggtctccttCTCACCCTCTGTGCCCTGGTGGTCCAGATACACTGTCGCACCGACTGTCACTACAGTAACCGACGGCGACATCACCATCAGCACAGAAACAGgactcaccaccatcaccatgggGACCATCACtgtcaccaccatcaccaaccTGGCAACCCTAACACAGGCAACCCTGGGGTAACCACGGAGACGAGTGAAGACAGCGAATCAGAGGACTGGGACGACAGGAACTCTGACCTCACGGCTCGACGACGAAGGCGATTTGAGAGAACGCTGCTGCAAACCAGCGTTTTCACCTCCGcagaag AGTTGGAGCGAGCTCAgagggttgaggagagagagaggatcatgGGAGAGATCTGGATGAATGGACAGCCTGACGTCAACACCGTCACACGCAGCCTCAACAGATACTACTGA